A single region of the Liolophura sinensis isolate JHLJ2023 chromosome 9, CUHK_Ljap_v2, whole genome shotgun sequence genome encodes:
- the LOC135475608 gene encoding uncharacterized protein LOC135475608, with protein sequence MAIRTMKMDIEKGKGALESKATGSALSLTSHELFEAAMNDILRLNNAPAGFCRGEPLTDRGKQKQLIKMLALLFIPVLALWCLALQGLSDDVTEKNETEETIKFIRDTIEIGRVAHRIQKERDLTVFFYTKLGPSTKSFLLDEYSKTDQSLSELGTWPVDLDRNKRKEFVSKEAFQVSLAAHRVSLGATGQSLYSELDYYSAIIQVFVRWIFDSLKESKYGKTWRSLVAYVKVITAREDIGFERALGSIFFVNGYFTRPEDYHLYLSKYYTSKVLFRSARNFSPLVVSVGEYDIIFEERNLSSSIANARKEIIYQGQEGITPSLTKGQFWYDSMSILLDLLLDQQQNVAARISEMLDNIQYNKVSKVAVSSVLLVSVVVVSPFVFIAIQSLTSDIQRFALTLVDKTKELSREKRKTDSLIYQMVPKPVAEILKESGEVQAEYFKEVTVFFSAIVGFAEISTEVSPMEVVTLLNNLYRFMDNVLDRYDVYKVETINDTYMITSGLPKRNGNRHAEELANLALDLIHLMTERNAVFLSNATISLRIGINTGSVVAGVVGSKMPRYCLFGDTVNTASRLESNSLPNRIHISSSTRKILRKKGGYLLQSRGTVHLKGKGNMLTYWLTGKGTTTDDDVPDMADSEDVELPGEITYGSKDASKIIIIKPDSVNRSVNIDPEKSLQQMAEHQDADGTVLQPREGIHY encoded by the exons ATGGCGATACGCACCATGAAGATGGATATAGAAAAGGGGAAAG GTGCACTTGAGAGTAAAGCAACGGGTAGTGCTCTGTCTTTGACAAGCCATGAACTGTTTGAGGCGGCCATGAACGACATACTTAGGCTGAATAACGCTCCTGCTG GGTTTTGTCGCGGGGAGCCCCTGACCGACAGAGGCAAGCAGAAACAACTGATTAAGATGCTGGCGCTTTTGTTCATCCCCGTCCTTGCTCTCTGGTGCCTCGCTTTGCAGGGGCTGTCAGATGACGTCACGGAGAAGAACGAGACAGAAGAG ACAATAAAATTCATCCGTGACACCATCGAAATCGGCCGAGTGGCTCATCGCATTCAAAAAGAGCGTGACTTGACCGTGTTTTTTTACACAAAGTTGGGTCCTTCCACCAAGTCCTTCTTGTTAGACGAATACAGTAAAACTGACCAATCGCTCAGCGAACTAGGAACGTGGCCTGTGGACTTGGACAGAAACAAACGGAAAGAGTTCGTTTCCAAAGAAGCCTTTCAAGTTTCTCTAGCCGCTCACCGTGTGAGTCTCGGTGCCACAGGACAATCACTGTACTCGGAACTCGACTATTATTCTGCGATCATCCAAGTCTTCGTCCGGTGGATTTTCGACTCGCTTAAGGAATCAAAGTATGGGAAAACTTGGAGGTCACTTGTAGCTTACGTCAAAGTCATCACAGCTCGCGAAGATATTGGATTCGAAAGAGCTTTGGGGTCAATTTTCTTTGTCAATGGTTATTTTACCAGGCCTGAAGATTACCATCTTTATCTCAGCAAATATTACACCTCGAAAGTCCTGTTTCGCTCGGCTAGAAATTTTTCACCTCTTGTTGTTTCTGTTGGTGAATATGATATCATTTTTGAGGAAAGAAACCTATCTAGCTCCATCGCCAATGCCAGAAAAGAAATTATCTACCAGGGTCAGGAAGGTATAACTCCGTCGCTGACCAAGGGTCAGTTTTGGTACGACTCTATGTCCATCTTGTTAGACTTGCTTTTAGATCAGCAACAAAATGTGGCTGCAAGGATTTCCGAGATGTTAGACAATATTCAATACAACAAAGTTTCCAAGGTGGCtgtcagttctgttttacttgtGTCAGTCGTGGTTGTGTCACCATTTGTTTTCATCGCTATCCAGTCCCTGACGTCGGACATCCAGCGATTTGCGTTGACACTTGTGGACAAGACGAAGGAACTGTCCAGAGAGAAGCGCAAGACGGACTCGCTCATCTACCAAATGGTACCCAAGCCTGTGGCGGAAATCCTCAAGGAGAGCGGCGAAGTTCAAGCGGAATACTTCAAGGAAGTCACCGTGTTCTTCTCGGCAATCGTAGGGTTCGCGGAAATCTCCACGGAGGTTTCTCCCATGGAGGTCGTAACGCTTCTAAATAATCTCTACCGGTTTATGGACAACGTGCTTGACCGCTACGATGTGTACAAGGTGGAGACCATCAACGACACGTACATGATAACCTCAG GCTTACCCAAACGGAATGGAAACCGACATGCAGAGGAGCTGGCCAACTTAGCGCTGGACCTCATCCATTTGATGACAGAACGGAACGCCGTCTTCTTGTCCAATGCAACTATTTcccttcgtattggcattaacACAG GCTCTGTTGTTGCTGGGGTTGTCGGCTCCAAAATGCCGCGCTATTGCCTATTTGGTGACACTGTCAATACAGCCTCGAGGCTCGAGTCCAACAGTTTAC CAAATCGGATTCACATCAGTTCATCAACAAGGAAAATCTTGCGGAAGAAAGGCGGTTACCTTCTTCAGAGTCGTGGTACAGTACATCTGAAG gGTAAAGGGAATATGCTGACCTACTGGCTGACTGGGAAGGGGACGACGACCGACGACGATGTGCCGGACATGGCGGATTCGGAGGATGTGGAGTtgccaggggagataacttatgGCTCCAAGGACGCCAGCAAGATCATCATCATCAAGCCAGACTCCGTCAACCGAAGTGTTAACATAGACCCGGAAAAATCCCTTCAGCAAATGGCGGAGCACCAGGACGCAGATGGCACAGTGCTACAACCTCGAGAAGGCATTCACTATTGA